A window of Actinomadura viridis genomic DNA:
GCTCGGTCCTGGAGCTGCGGCGCGGGTTCGGCGCCGGCGTGATCACCGCGCTGGTGCGGATCGAGGGCCGCCCGATGGGGCTGATCGCCAGCAACCCGGCCCATCTCGGCGGCGCCATCGACCGCGACGCCGCCGACAAGGCCGCCCGCTTCCTGCAACTGTGCGACGCCCACGGCCTGCCGGTGGTGTCGCTGTGCGACACCCCGGGCTTCATGGTCGGCCCCGAGGCCGAGCGCACCGCGACCGTCCGGCATTTCAGCCGCCTGTTCGTCACCGGCGCCAACCTGCGCGTGCCGATCGTCACGATCGTCCTGCGCAAGGGTTACGGGCTGGGCGCGCAGGCCATGGCGGGCGGGAGCTTCAAGGCGCCGCTGGCGACCGTCGCCTGGCCCACCGGCGAGATCGGCGGCATGGGGCTGGAGGGAGCGGTCCGCCTCGGGTTCCGCAAGGAACTCGCCGAGGCCGAGGACCCCGAGGCGCTCTTCGCGAGCATGGTCGCCACCGCCTACGAGCACGGCAAGGCCCTCAACGCCGCCACCGTCTTCGAGCTGGACGACGTCATCGACCCCGCCGGCACCCGCCGCTGGATCACCGCCGTCCTGGGCGCCGCGCCGCCCGCCGGGGACGGGCCGGAGCCGCGCCGCTGGATCGACACCTGGTGAACCGGGCCGGCCCGGCGCTCCGACCGATCGGAGCAGATTCTCCCGTTCGCCCGGACCGGCCCCGTGAAGATCGTTATACTGCCGCCCAGGCAAGGCTGTAGCGCAGAGGTCGTCGCGCCTTGCAGCGGGCTGGAGGACGTCGGTTCGAATCCGACCAGCCTTGCCGCCTCATCGTCACCGGCCGGGATCCGAGGAGCGTCGTTGCCGCAGGGGAGCACCGCCGCGCCGCCCGGGGGCCGCGGCCCCGGCCTCGGTCCCGGCCATCTGGCCCGGCTGCGCCGGCTCCGGCGCCACGCCGTCCCCCGGTGGATGATCGAACAGGCCGCCGAGCGCCGCCTGGCCGGCGACTGGCGGGGCGCCTGCGCCGCCGCAGGCATGGAGGTGACCTTCGACCTGCCCGAGGTCGCCGGCCGGTACGGCGCCGAGGTCGCCGCCGCGCTCGAGGACGACCTGCGCCACCTGGTGCCCGACCTGGTGCGCTGGCACGCGCCGCGGGTGGGGTCGCCCGGCCGCATCACCATGGCGCCCGACCACGTCGTCACGCTGGAGGGCTACGGGACGACCCCGCGCGCCGCCGCCTGGCTGTACGTGACCACGCAGCCCTACAAGATCGACGGCCCGCAGCGGCTGGCGCTGCACTTCGGCGAGGTCGCCGCGAGGGGCGACGCCCACATCTGCACCGACTTCCCGCACGCCAGCTTCTGGGCCGGGCTCGTCCAGTCCTGGACCACCGCCCGGCACCTGTGGGACGCGCGCCGCACCGCCGAACTGCACGAGCGCTGCGGCGGGAACGGCCGGCGGGTGCCCTTCCTCGAACCCGGCGGCACGCCGCGGGACGCCGGGCTGCTGCCCGCCTCCGACCCCGGGCGCGCCGACCCCGCCGCGCACGCCGAGTGGGTCACCCTGCTCCACGAGCGGGGCGAGGTCGAGGCCGCCTTCGCCGCCGCCGGGGTCGAGCTGCTCCCGCCCGGCCCCGAGTCCGAACGGTTCCGCGAGTACTACACCGTCGGGCCGCTGGACCAGCTCGCGCGGATGCCGCTGGCACTGACCCGGCTCGAACCGGAGATCCGGCGGATGGGCGGCGGGCGGTTCCACATCCCCTGGACCCAGCACGCCGCGGTGCTGCTCGACCACGACGGCGAGCGGCTGCGGGCCGCGGTGCTGGAGTACGACAGCTACTACGAGGCGGACGAACTGGAAGGGGGCGACGTCCTGGCCGAGGCCCTCTGGCGCCGCCTGCCCGACCTGGACCTGCTGCGGGACGGCCGCACCCCGCCCGAACGGCTGCACCCCCTCGTCCACGACGCCCTCTTCCCGGGCCGGACCGCCGGCGACGCGCCGTTCGGGCCGCCCGGCCCCGAGCCCTTCTCCCCGGTGCGGATCCGGTGCCGCGGCGAGTGGCACCAGGTCGCCTTCCGCGACGGCGCCCTGGAGATCCCGCACAGCGCTCAGGAGCAGGAGCGCGAGCGGGCCCTCCAGGCGCTGGGCGGTGACGTGGGCGGCTGCGTCGCCGTACGGCGCGCGTGGACGACCGGGAACGGCAGGCTGCCCAGGGCGCTGCGCGAGCGGCGGCGCGAGGTCTTCGACCGGGCGCACCACGGCGACACCGCCGGCGTCCTGCGGATGCTGGAGCTGGGCATGGACCCGCGGGTCCGCGACGGCAGGGGGCGCACCCTGCTGCACGTCCTGCATCTGGTCGACCACGAGCGGCTGCTGCCGCTCCTGCTCGCCGCCGGGCTCGACCTGGAGGCCAGGGACCAGCCCGGGCGCACGCCCCTGTTCGCCGCCGTGGCCATGGACGGCTCCCTCGGCCTCGTCCGCGCGCTGCTGGACGCCGGGGCCCGGATCGACGTGGTGGACGAGGAGGAGACCTCGCTGTACTACCTGATCCACCGGGTGCCGCGCGATGACCTCGGCTTCCTCGAGAAGAGGATCGAGGAGGAGTACCCGGAGATGCTCGAGTACTGAGCGCCGGTGCGCGAGCGGCCGGCGGCCAGTGGTAAGGGGTCAGTGGGCGGCGGCCGGGGCGGTCTCGCGGTCGCGGAGGGCGGCGCGCACCTGGAACGGCGGCCCGGAGGTGACCGTCCGGCCGGAGCGCAGGACGTACAGCTCGTCGCACACGCCCATCACCCGGTCCGGCTCCCGCTCCGCGAGCAGGACGGCCAGCCCCTCGGCCGCCAGGTCGCGCAGCAGCACCTCCAGCGCCCGTGACTCGGGCACGGGGAGCCCGGCGGAGGGATCGTCCAGCAGCAGGACCCGTGGCCGGGTCGCCAGGGCGCGGGCCAGTTCCATGAGCCGGACGGCGCCGGCCGGCAGCCGCGCGGGGACCGCGTCGGCGTAGCCGGCGACGCCGACCCGGTCGAGGAGCGCGTCGGCCTCCCGGGCCGCCTCCCGCACGGCGGCGCGGCGGCGCCGGAACCGGTCGGCCGCGGTCCGGCCCGCGACGGGGCGGGTCATCGCGCGGGCCTCGGCGGCCAGCCGCACGTTCTGCCGGACGGTGAGCGTCCCGAACGCCCGGGGCCGCTGGAAGGTGCGGGCCACGCCCAGCCTGGCGCGCGCGTGCGCGGGGGCGCCGGCGAGGTCGCGGCCGTCGAGCCGGATCTCGCCGCGGGCGGGGCGGCGCAGGCCGCAGATGACGTCCAGCAGGGCGGTCTTGCCCGCGCCGCCGGGGCCGACCAGGCCGGTGACCGTGCCCGGCGGGACGGCCAGCAGCGCGCCGTCCAGGGCCGTCAGGGACCCGAACCGCACGGTGACGCCGGACGCCCGGAGTCCCTCATCGGCGGACATGCCTCATCGCACCTCCCCGCGTCGCCTCGCGGCCGGGCGGGCCCGGAGGCTGTGACGTGGATCACCCGGCCGTCCTCACCCTACTGAGCCCGCCGCGCTCGGGCAACGCCGCCGGGTCGGGCTGATCACGGTTCGGTTGCGTGCTTTCGGGGGATCTTGCCCGGTTATGACCATGTTTCATAGGTTCGCCGCGAACGGGGGCCCAGTTCGTCGCGGTGGCCGGCGTTCGCCGCCGGCCCGTGATCCGGGTCCGGGGCGGTCCCGGCCACCCGCCTTACCTCTCTGAGGAGACGCCATGTCCGAGGTCAAACGCCGCGACCTGCTGGCCGGAGCGGCGGCCTTCGCCGGGTTCGCGACCGTCGGCCTGCTCCCCGGCACCGCGGCCGCCGCGACCCGGCAGCGCCCCGGTGCGGCCCTGCCCCCGTCGCTGAGCACCGCCGACAAGGCCGTGGTCGCCCGCGTCGACGCGCGGCGGGCGCTGCGGCACCTCAAGGTGCTCAGCGACGAGATCGGCTGGCGGATCGCCGGGACCGAGTCCGAGCACCGCGCCGCCCGCTACATCGCCGGCCAGCTGCGCGACCTTGGCTACAAGGTCGAGCTGCAGCCGTTCCCCGTGGCCGACAAGTACCTGGCCGGCATCCGCGCCAAGGGCGAGGAGCCCTGGCAGTGCAGCGCGTCCCCGCAGGCCGCCGTGGCCGCCGCCGAGGGCGAGGTGGTCGACCTGGGCCCGGCCACCGCCGTCACCGGCGACGTCGGCGGCAAGCTCGTGCTGTTCAGCCGGGTCGCGGGCAAGGAGACCGACCAGGCCAAGGCGGCGGCGGCCGCCGGGGCCAAGGCGGTGCTCATCGCCAACGTCCGGTCGACGGCCTTCCCCGAGCGCAAGGCCGCCTCGTTCACCCCCGTGCTGGGGGAGACGGTCGCGATCCCGGTGCTGGGCCTGGCCGAGTACCACGGCGAGCGCATCCGCGCCGGCGCCCGCGAACTCTCCTTCAAGGTCACCCACCACACCGGGCTGACCTCCTACAACGTCCTGGCCGAGCGGAAGGCGACCCTGCCCAACCCCCAGGGCAAGGCCGTCATCATCAGCGCCCACTACGACAGCGTGCCCGGCTCGCCCGGCGCCAACGACGACGGCAGCGGCACCGTCCTGTGCCTGGAACTGGCCCGCGTCCTCAAGCGGCTCCCCACCCAGCAGGCCATCCGCATCTGCCTGTGGGGCTCGGAGGAGTACGGCCTGATCGGCGCCCGGCACTACGTCGGGCAGCTGGACGAGGCCGGAGTCCAGCGCATCAGCGGGTGCTTCCAGAACGACATGGTCGCCACCAGCCACCCGCCCGCGGGGACGTACTGGCTGCTGTCGGTGGACGGCGCGGACAACACCACCACGGCGGCCGTCGGCGCCGCCGCCGAGCGCCTCGGCTACGTCGGCCAGACCAAGGGCCCCGTGGCCCGCGGCTCCAGTGACCACGAGGCGTTCTACGAGCGCGGCATCGCGGCGGGCAACTTCAGCTGGCGCGGCGGGGAGGCGCCCAGCCAGCTCGAGCCGATCTACCACACGCCCGAGGACACCATCGCCAAGAACATCAGCCTCCAGCGGCTGCAGGTGTCCCTCGAACTGATCGGCTGCGCCGCCTACGACGTGGCGCGCCGCAAGTAGGGATACGGTTCCGCGGTTCCGGCCGCCCGGTGGCGAGCACGCCACCGGGCGGCCGGCGTCCGAACCCGGTTCGGCGACGGGTGGTCTTACCGTTGACGGGCCTGGAGGCCCTTCCTAGGGTGACGCCATACCGACTAGTTGGTATGGCCGTTCCCTCGGAGGTCCACCCTGTGAGCACAGCACCGCCCGATGCCGACGAACTGCGCAGGCGGGTCGAGGAGTTCCTCGCCGGCCACGACCCCGCCGCCCTGGATCCGCTGGAGTTCCTGCGGGCCAGGTTCGACGCCGGGCTCGCCTGGGTGCACTATCCCGAGGGGCTCGGCGGCCTGGGCGCCCCACGCGCGCTGCAGCCGGCGGTGGACGCCGCGTTCGCCCGGGCCGGGGCGCCGGGCAACCAGCCCGAACGCAACGGGATCGGCCTGGGCATGGCCGCGCCCACCATCCTGGCCGCCGGTACCGACGAGCAGCGAGCGCGTTTCCTGCGCCCGCTGTGGACCGGCGAGGAGATCTGGTGCCAGCTGTTCAGCGAGCCGGGCGCCGGATCGGACCTCGCGGCGCTCGGCACCCGGGCCGTGCGCGACGGTGACGCCTGGATCGTCAACGGGCAGAAGGTCTGGACGTCGATGGCGCACGAGGCGCGCTGGGCGCTGCTGGTCACCCGTACCGACCCGGACGTGCCCAAGCACCGCGGCATGACCTACTTCATCTGCGACATGACCGCGCCCGGCGTCGAGGTGCGCCCGCTGCGGCAGATCACCGGGGAGGCCGAGTTCAACGAGGTCTTCCTGACCGACGTGCGGATCCCCGACGCGCACCGCCTCGGCGCGGTCGGCGACGGCTGGAGGGTGTCCACC
This region includes:
- a CDS encoding ankyrin repeat domain-containing protein: MPQGSTAAPPGGRGPGLGPGHLARLRRLRRHAVPRWMIEQAAERRLAGDWRGACAAAGMEVTFDLPEVAGRYGAEVAAALEDDLRHLVPDLVRWHAPRVGSPGRITMAPDHVVTLEGYGTTPRAAAWLYVTTQPYKIDGPQRLALHFGEVAARGDAHICTDFPHASFWAGLVQSWTTARHLWDARRTAELHERCGGNGRRVPFLEPGGTPRDAGLLPASDPGRADPAAHAEWVTLLHERGEVEAAFAAAGVELLPPGPESERFREYYTVGPLDQLARMPLALTRLEPEIRRMGGGRFHIPWTQHAAVLLDHDGERLRAAVLEYDSYYEADELEGGDVLAEALWRRLPDLDLLRDGRTPPERLHPLVHDALFPGRTAGDAPFGPPGPEPFSPVRIRCRGEWHQVAFRDGALEIPHSAQEQERERALQALGGDVGGCVAVRRAWTTGNGRLPRALRERRREVFDRAHHGDTAGVLRMLELGMDPRVRDGRGRTLLHVLHLVDHERLLPLLLAAGLDLEARDQPGRTPLFAAVAMDGSLGLVRALLDAGARIDVVDEEETSLYYLIHRVPRDDLGFLEKRIEEEYPEMLEY
- a CDS encoding ABC transporter ATP-binding protein, which produces MSADEGLRASGVTVRFGSLTALDGALLAVPPGTVTGLVGPGGAGKTALLDVICGLRRPARGEIRLDGRDLAGAPAHARARLGVARTFQRPRAFGTLTVRQNVRLAAEARAMTRPVAGRTAADRFRRRRAAVREAAREADALLDRVGVAGYADAVPARLPAGAVRLMELARALATRPRVLLLDDPSAGLPVPESRALEVLLRDLAAEGLAVLLAEREPDRVMGVCDELYVLRSGRTVTSGPPFQVRAALRDRETAPAAAH
- a CDS encoding M28 family peptidase encodes the protein MSEVKRRDLLAGAAAFAGFATVGLLPGTAAAATRQRPGAALPPSLSTADKAVVARVDARRALRHLKVLSDEIGWRIAGTESEHRAARYIAGQLRDLGYKVELQPFPVADKYLAGIRAKGEEPWQCSASPQAAVAAAEGEVVDLGPATAVTGDVGGKLVLFSRVAGKETDQAKAAAAAGAKAVLIANVRSTAFPERKAASFTPVLGETVAIPVLGLAEYHGERIRAGARELSFKVTHHTGLTSYNVLAERKATLPNPQGKAVIISAHYDSVPGSPGANDDGSGTVLCLELARVLKRLPTQQAIRICLWGSEEYGLIGARHYVGQLDEAGVQRISGCFQNDMVATSHPPAGTYWLLSVDGADNTTTAAVGAAAERLGYVGQTKGPVARGSSDHEAFYERGIAAGNFSWRGGEAPSQLEPIYHTPEDTIAKNISLQRLQVSLELIGCAAYDVARRK
- a CDS encoding acyl-CoA dehydrogenase family protein; the protein is MAVPSEVHPVSTAPPDADELRRRVEEFLAGHDPAALDPLEFLRARFDAGLAWVHYPEGLGGLGAPRALQPAVDAAFARAGAPGNQPERNGIGLGMAAPTILAAGTDEQRARFLRPLWTGEEIWCQLFSEPGAGSDLAALGTRAVRDGDAWIVNGQKVWTSMAHEARWALLVTRTDPDVPKHRGMTYFICDMTAPGVEVRPLRQITGEAEFNEVFLTDVRIPDAHRLGAVGDGWRVSTTTLMNERVAIGGAAVPREGGMIGVVARLWRDRPELRTPGLHDALLRLWVEAEAARLTGVRLRQALAAGEPGPEGSAAKLAFARLNQEISGLELEMLGDEGLRHDDWTMRRPAEVDFTRRSPGYRYLRAKGNSIEGGTSEILRNIIAERVLGLPGEIRVDKDVAWKDLPK